The following are encoded in a window of Novosphingobium sp. THN1 genomic DNA:
- a CDS encoding CPBP family intramembrane glutamic endopeptidase, which produces MREFVRQRPLLCFYVLAILIALAAHALRAMSPTPLDPMFKMLQETHAHLNIITAVRSTFEYPGAYTLLLFPAAPMFAALIATGIGYGQAGFRELLSRCAPWRSPVSWRQGVTVIAVCFLAFFALTGIMWVQTYLYAPPGTLDRTFLRYGSDPVAIYVMLAASLLLSPGPLLEELGWRGFALPQLLKKFDPLTAAVILGIMWWAWHLPRDLPTLFSGAPGAAWSVIVKQLVIAPGFIASTIIAVFVCNKLGGSMWGACSLTPSITSWE; this is translated from the coding sequence ATGCGGGAGTTTGTCCGACAGCGGCCTTTGCTGTGCTTCTATGTGTTGGCGATACTGATCGCTCTCGCGGCCCATGCGCTACGCGCGATGAGCCCGACGCCGCTCGACCCGATGTTCAAGATGCTGCAGGAGACGCACGCTCACCTCAACATTATTACCGCTGTCAGGTCTACGTTCGAGTATCCGGGAGCCTATACGCTCTTACTGTTTCCGGCCGCCCCAATGTTCGCGGCCCTGATCGCAACCGGGATCGGCTATGGGCAAGCAGGATTTCGTGAACTGCTCAGCCGCTGCGCCCCGTGGCGGTCGCCTGTTTCCTGGCGTCAGGGCGTTACTGTCATAGCCGTGTGTTTCCTTGCATTCTTCGCGCTCACAGGAATCATGTGGGTTCAGACATACCTCTACGCTCCGCCTGGTACGCTTGATCGTACCTTCCTGCGCTATGGGTCAGATCCGGTCGCCATTTATGTGATGCTGGCAGCATCGCTGCTACTCAGCCCTGGCCCGCTGCTCGAAGAACTGGGCTGGCGCGGCTTTGCGCTGCCGCAGCTCCTCAAGAAGTTTGACCCCCTTACCGCAGCGGTGATCCTCGGCATCATGTGGTGGGCCTGGCATTTGCCACGCGACCTGCCAACACTGTTCTCCGGCGCCCCTGGCGCGGCCTGGAGCGTTATTGTCAAACAACTCGTCATCGCTCCTGGGTTCATTGCGAGCACCATCATCGCTGTCTTCGTATGCAACAAGCTCGGTGGATCAATGTGGGGGGCGTGCTCACTCACGCCATCCATAACGAGCTGGGAGTAA
- a CDS encoding peptide MFS transporter, translated as MSRWLPKTFRDHPAVLLLAATEMWEAFSYVGLRTVLVYYLTQDLGYSTEDASLIYGTFLGVAYVTPILGGWIADRFIGRSAAIVGGALLKMAGYIGLVIGANVTGCLAAIVIGNGLFLPTLPATLGALFSPNAPDRQRSFSFYYLAVSAGALLAPLICGTLGENFGWRYSFLASASGLAAAIVIFLAGRHLLPPDRPAAASHPVDEAPVAATSLSVIPLLAGVLAAVIVLRVAYEQLGNTVALFAASQVDRSLGADITIPYTWFQSLNPLGVILFTPLLVWGWRKAAARGGAQNDYFRMAIGSCIMAAAFVGLALIIKLGQPGEISWPVLAAFFLMVTFGELWVLPVGLSLFARLAPAGRGAITIAFWYSARAAGNFLAGLMGRAEPALGYGNFFLLCAVFPLLAATIFVAIGRRSRRIIEAA; from the coding sequence ATGTCCCGGTGGCTTCCGAAAACGTTTCGGGATCACCCAGCGGTATTGCTGCTGGCTGCGACGGAAATGTGGGAGGCCTTCTCCTATGTCGGGCTCAGAACCGTACTGGTCTACTACCTTACGCAAGACCTGGGCTATTCGACCGAGGACGCCTCACTTATCTATGGGACGTTCCTCGGCGTAGCCTATGTAACGCCAATCCTGGGAGGGTGGATCGCCGATAGGTTTATTGGCCGATCTGCGGCAATTGTCGGTGGCGCATTGCTGAAGATGGCCGGTTACATCGGCCTTGTGATTGGCGCGAACGTCACGGGTTGCCTCGCCGCAATTGTCATTGGCAATGGCCTGTTTCTTCCCACTCTGCCCGCTACTCTGGGTGCACTTTTTTCGCCGAACGCCCCCGATCGCCAGCGCAGTTTCAGCTTCTACTATCTCGCAGTGAGCGCTGGTGCGCTGCTGGCACCGCTGATCTGCGGCACGCTTGGAGAGAATTTCGGCTGGCGCTACAGCTTCCTCGCTTCCGCTAGCGGGCTTGCGGCTGCCATTGTTATCTTTCTCGCCGGACGCCATCTGCTGCCGCCAGACCGACCTGCAGCAGCGTCCCATCCGGTCGACGAAGCGCCGGTCGCGGCTACGAGCCTGTCCGTCATCCCGCTTCTGGCAGGTGTCCTCGCAGCAGTCATCGTCTTGCGGGTCGCTTACGAGCAGCTCGGCAACACTGTCGCGCTTTTCGCCGCCAGCCAGGTCGATCGTTCGTTGGGGGCAGATATCACCATCCCCTATACCTGGTTTCAGTCGCTCAATCCCCTGGGAGTCATTCTGTTCACCCCTCTGCTCGTCTGGGGCTGGCGTAAGGCCGCCGCGAGAGGTGGCGCGCAGAACGACTACTTCAGAATGGCCATTGGTAGCTGCATCATGGCCGCGGCCTTTGTTGGGCTCGCACTGATCATCAAGCTAGGGCAACCTGGTGAGATTTCCTGGCCTGTTCTTGCAGCATTCTTCTTGATGGTAACCTTTGGCGAGTTGTGGGTGCTTCCGGTTGGACTCAGTCTGTTTGCGCGCCTGGCGCCCGCAGGACGAGGTGCAATCACCATCGCGTTCTGGTACAGTGCGCGTGCGGCTGGCAATTTTCTTGCTGGATTGATGGGCCGCGCCGAACCTGCGCTCGGATATGGTAACTTCTTCCTGCTTTGCGCAGTATTTCCTCTGCTAGCAGCAACGATCTTCGTCGCGATAGGCAGGCGCTCCCGTCGAATTATCGAAGCCGCCTGA
- a CDS encoding serine hydrolase: MATSHVDPKELDAVFADIRPDQPGCAYAVDLRGKVLYQGGFGLADLATREPITPATRFELASTSKQFTAALILILAQERQLKLAASIRTYLPDLPKVYDPVTVADLLHHTSGIREYFDAFRARGDDESKPHSREEVLAFVKAQRGLDGPPGRRFSYVNTNYFLLAEIVERLTGKSFPDAARERLFKPAGMTETRATLDTTSLIAGDARGYQIDKNGSFVSAAWAWQGYGDRGVRTTVGDLALWHGASLAATTGGQALEVARLANGKLHSGRPVDYAGGLFVDDRQSERVVSHSGLVVGNRAMDVLYPESGIGISVMCNRDDISPAERARKIALLVKPGAPDPAFDRAIDPAEMKRLGKVGDLRSAPDGYYRDPLYGQYLIVAHRDGEPIVSYNMRAEKVTRRQDGIYRARRGVLLSYAVIQSGIKRVVQWTESGPIPYQYVGTGAPETKLFWPGQYRSDELGITVTLSRDQKGWLLDTPAGAVPLAAAMADDLVGPNAAFSLHAVGPQIFTFHTVNLNGIVFRRLR, encoded by the coding sequence ATGGCGACTTCCCATGTCGATCCGAAGGAGCTCGATGCGGTATTTGCTGATATCCGGCCGGATCAACCGGGCTGCGCCTATGCTGTGGATCTGCGCGGCAAGGTTCTCTATCAGGGCGGCTTTGGACTTGCTGATCTAGCCACCCGCGAGCCGATCACACCCGCAACACGCTTCGAACTGGCGTCAACATCGAAGCAGTTCACGGCCGCTCTTATCCTGATCTTGGCACAGGAACGCCAACTTAAATTGGCGGCATCTATCCGCACCTATCTGCCTGACCTCCCTAAGGTCTACGATCCGGTCACGGTCGCGGACTTGTTGCACCACACCAGTGGCATTCGCGAGTATTTCGATGCATTCAGGGCACGCGGAGACGATGAGAGCAAACCCCATTCCCGCGAGGAAGTGCTGGCCTTCGTCAAGGCGCAACGCGGACTCGACGGCCCACCTGGCCGTCGTTTTTCCTACGTTAACACCAATTACTTCCTGCTCGCAGAAATCGTGGAACGCCTAACCGGAAAGTCATTTCCGGATGCTGCGCGGGAACGGCTCTTCAAGCCGGCGGGCATGACGGAAACTCGCGCAACGCTTGATACGACCAGTCTCATTGCAGGTGACGCGCGCGGCTATCAAATCGACAAGAACGGTAGCTTTGTCTCCGCAGCCTGGGCCTGGCAAGGCTATGGCGACCGCGGCGTGCGGACTACTGTTGGCGATCTTGCTCTTTGGCATGGTGCATCGCTCGCGGCGACAACCGGCGGTCAGGCGCTCGAAGTGGCGCGCCTCGCGAACGGGAAACTGCATTCTGGCAGACCTGTCGATTATGCCGGTGGGTTGTTCGTGGATGATCGGCAAAGCGAGCGTGTTGTGTCGCATTCGGGCTTGGTTGTGGGCAATCGCGCCATGGACGTACTTTATCCGGAGAGCGGGATTGGTATCAGCGTGATGTGTAATCGCGACGATATCTCGCCAGCTGAGCGTGCGCGCAAAATTGCTTTGCTCGTGAAGCCCGGGGCGCCCGATCCAGCTTTTGACCGCGCAATTGATCCTGCCGAAATGAAACGCCTGGGAAAAGTTGGCGACCTGCGCTCCGCGCCTGATGGCTATTATCGCGATCCCTTGTATGGACAGTATCTCATCGTCGCTCACCGTGACGGTGAGCCGATTGTCAGCTACAATATGCGAGCTGAGAAAGTGACGCGCCGCCAGGACGGCATCTACCGCGCGCGCCGAGGTGTTCTGCTGAGCTATGCAGTCATACAGAGTGGAATCAAGCGCGTCGTTCAGTGGACTGAGAGTGGACCAATACCGTACCAATATGTTGGAACTGGCGCACCTGAAACCAAATTGTTTTGGCCCGGACAATATCGCAGCGATGAGCTTGGTATTACCGTAACCCTGTCACGGGATCAGAAGGGATGGTTGCTCGATACTCCGGCAGGTGCGGTGCCGTTAGCTGCTGCGATGGCAGATGACCTTGTGGGCCCGAACGCCGCATTTTCATTACATGCTGTTGGTCCTCAAATCTTTACATTTCACACCGTCAATCTGAACGGGATAGTGTTCAGGCGGCTTCGATAA
- a CDS encoding dipeptidase, with protein MIRPDISKYRIELLRIDMGSRHWDCGCQRQEKLCCSHKILPRSFSQSNRWISSAFDGKAMFHIPPGRSIKERDFLMRKRAIILGAAALVASSVVFARNGAPMPSAHRDAIVLDTHIDTPALLHVVGWSIMDRHSLSVDGTQVDLPRMRDGGLDGGFFVVFTEQGPRTPTGYTVARDEALMRTIEIRDMVARHHEAFQLATRADDAEKIVKSGKRAVFMSMENSYPIGQDLSLMRTFRALGVTMMGPVHVGNNDLADSSNPDNGPEWHGLSPLGRQWVTEANRLGILIDASHASPEALDDILALSNAPIILSHSSLKSLADNPRNIDDTRLRALAAKRGVIQINAVSSHLGVPNSPGRAPARTLLGQPAATIAELRAQRATVLKIERENPATRADLDHLVAQIRHAVALVGIDHVGLSGDFDGGGGIDGFDEASDYPKISQRLLAAGFTAEDLRKFWGGNVLRVLREAQARAEPSAVAGM; from the coding sequence TTGATCCGGCCGGATATCAGCAAATACCGCATCGAGCTCCTTCGGATCGACATGGGAAGTCGCCATTGGGATTGCGGCTGTCAGCGCCAGGAAAAGCTTTGTTGCAGTCATAAGATCTTGCCTCGCTCATTCAGCCAATCGAACCGCTGGATTTCCAGCGCATTTGATGGCAAAGCGATGTTTCATATTCCGCCCGGTCGGTCAATCAAAGAGAGGGATTTCCTGATGCGAAAGCGTGCAATCATCCTAGGCGCAGCTGCGCTGGTGGCATCCTCTGTCGTATTTGCTCGCAATGGAGCCCCGATGCCGTCGGCACACCGCGACGCAATCGTGCTCGATACTCATATCGACACACCTGCATTGCTGCACGTTGTCGGCTGGTCGATTATGGATCGCCACTCGCTTTCGGTAGACGGAACACAGGTTGACCTCCCGCGCATGCGAGATGGCGGGCTTGATGGTGGCTTCTTCGTCGTCTTCACCGAGCAAGGCCCGAGAACCCCGACAGGTTACACCGTGGCGCGCGATGAAGCATTGATGCGCACCATTGAAATTCGGGACATGGTCGCGCGACACCATGAGGCCTTTCAACTTGCAACACGGGCAGACGACGCCGAGAAGATCGTCAAATCGGGCAAGCGGGCCGTCTTCATGAGTATGGAGAACAGTTATCCAATCGGCCAGGATTTGTCGTTGATGCGCACCTTCCGTGCGCTCGGTGTAACGATGATGGGCCCGGTCCACGTCGGCAACAATGATCTGGCGGACAGCTCAAATCCCGACAATGGGCCAGAATGGCATGGCCTTTCTCCGCTTGGGCGCCAGTGGGTAACAGAGGCCAATCGACTCGGCATCCTGATTGACGCTTCGCATGCATCGCCGGAAGCATTGGACGATATTCTTGCCCTGTCTAACGCACCGATCATCTTGTCCCACAGCAGTCTCAAGAGCCTTGCTGACAATCCTCGAAACATCGACGACACGAGGCTTCGTGCGCTTGCTGCGAAGCGCGGTGTCATTCAAATCAATGCCGTGTCGAGCCATCTCGGCGTGCCCAACAGTCCGGGACGCGCACCGGCCCGCACTTTGCTCGGGCAACCGGCCGCAACCATCGCCGAGCTTCGCGCGCAGCGCGCCACTGTGCTCAAGATCGAACGTGAAAATCCGGCAACGCGCGCCGATCTGGACCACCTGGTCGCTCAGATTCGGCACGCTGTCGCGCTAGTCGGTATCGATCATGTCGGATTATCGGGTGATTTCGATGGCGGCGGCGGCATCGATGGCTTCGATGAAGCAAGCGACTATCCAAAGATCAGCCAGCGCTTGCTGGCGGCCGGCTTCACGGCAGAAGACCTCCGAAAGTTCTGGGGAGGAAACGTACTGCGCGTTCTGCGCGAGGCCCAGGCCCGGGCCGAGCCTTCTGCTGTCGCTGGAATGTGA
- a CDS encoding amidohydrolase family protein, with product MDEVMAIAEVVAEYGGIFATHLRDEADAIDAAIDEALLIAERAGMPLIISHHKLMGEANFGRAPETLRRIVEASTRQEVGFDVYPYVAAASSFNLDLYRLSKRVVITWSAVKPDTAGRELDEVAAELGLSGEAALTALAPGGAVYYCMDENDLRHILASPDAMIGSDGTTTSIRPHPRLWGTFTRVLGRYVRDQGLFPFEEAIRRMTSLPARRFRLAGRGVIAAGAVADLVVLDPATVADAADFENPVQPSRGVESVYVSGLPVYHDGAATGLRPGCVLKGQQKSLK from the coding sequence ATGGACGAGGTAATGGCAATTGCCGAGGTCGTCGCCGAGTACGGCGGGATCTTCGCGACCCACTTGCGCGATGAGGCTGATGCCATCGATGCTGCAATCGATGAGGCACTGCTGATCGCCGAACGGGCGGGCATGCCGTTGATCATTTCGCATCACAAGCTCATGGGCGAGGCCAATTTCGGCCGCGCGCCTGAAACGCTGCGCAGGATTGTCGAGGCTTCCACTCGGCAGGAGGTCGGGTTCGATGTATACCCTTACGTTGCTGCTGCCAGCTCATTCAACCTGGACCTCTATCGCCTGTCGAAGCGCGTTGTGATCACCTGGAGCGCAGTCAAGCCTGACACTGCGGGCCGAGAACTTGATGAGGTCGCTGCCGAGTTAGGTTTGAGCGGCGAGGCGGCACTTACTGCGCTAGCACCCGGCGGCGCGGTCTACTACTGCATGGACGAAAATGATCTACGCCACATCCTTGCTTCTCCTGACGCGATGATTGGCTCGGACGGGACGACTACCAGCATTCGTCCTCACCCGCGTCTGTGGGGCACGTTCACTCGCGTTCTGGGACGTTACGTGCGTGATCAAGGTCTGTTCCCCTTCGAGGAAGCGATCCGCCGGATGACAAGTTTGCCAGCGCGGCGGTTCCGTTTGGCTGGTCGCGGCGTGATTGCAGCTGGCGCGGTGGCTGATCTGGTTGTGCTTGATCCAGCTACAGTTGCCGACGCAGCCGACTTCGAAAACCCGGTCCAACCAAGCAGAGGGGTTGAGAGCGTCTATGTCAGCGGATTGCCCGTCTATCACGACGGGGCGGCTACAGGTCTGCGCCCAGGTTGCGTTCTAAAAGGGCAACAGAAGAGCCTCAAGTAA
- a CDS encoding acyl-CoA dehydrogenase family protein, protein MEFDFSEDYRLLADQLRRALEEAAPLEAARKTVDTGQINVTAWELLGEMGILASGISTDFGGNGLGPLPVCLAAEAIGWSVAAIPTASLYHATPLIQSCGSPEQQDRWLPALASGSATACVATDSALAVEDDHITGVISPVSGGTGASVAIVRANNQLWLVDMAENAVEQEALESRDPGRQLCRITFRNTPATRMTGDDADLALNHAVVCVAFEQIGGASRALNGAIDYSRERRAFGQTIGSYQAIKHKLADIWTKIEIARAHAMYAAWSLGTGAVDLPLAAAAARASATEAYLFAAQETLQVHGGYGFTFESDSHLFYRRARALAACYGPAVEWRSRLAARLIAGETTKH, encoded by the coding sequence GTGGAGTTCGATTTTTCCGAAGATTACCGGCTCCTTGCTGACCAGTTGCGGCGCGCTCTCGAAGAAGCTGCACCGCTGGAGGCAGCACGGAAGACTGTCGATACTGGTCAGATCAATGTGACGGCCTGGGAACTGCTCGGTGAGATGGGGATCCTGGCCAGCGGCATATCTACTGATTTCGGTGGTAATGGCCTCGGGCCTCTCCCGGTTTGCCTGGCTGCAGAAGCAATTGGATGGTCGGTGGCCGCAATACCTACCGCATCATTGTATCATGCCACCCCGTTGATCCAATCGTGCGGGTCGCCTGAGCAACAGGATCGCTGGCTGCCAGCATTGGCCAGCGGTTCAGCGACAGCCTGTGTTGCGACAGATAGTGCCCTTGCTGTCGAGGACGATCACATTACGGGCGTTATTTCACCTGTTTCGGGCGGAACTGGTGCATCAGTAGCCATTGTCCGAGCCAACAATCAGCTGTGGCTTGTCGACATGGCTGAAAATGCTGTCGAACAGGAGGCGCTAGAAAGCCGGGACCCGGGTCGTCAGCTCTGCCGTATTACATTCCGCAATACTCCAGCCACCCGAATGACTGGCGACGATGCGGATCTCGCGCTCAATCATGCAGTTGTCTGTGTTGCCTTCGAACAGATTGGCGGAGCTTCTAGGGCTCTCAATGGCGCAATTGATTATTCGCGCGAACGCCGCGCATTTGGGCAAACCATTGGTTCGTATCAGGCCATCAAGCACAAGTTGGCCGACATCTGGACCAAGATTGAAATCGCACGTGCGCATGCGATGTATGCTGCGTGGTCGCTCGGCACCGGAGCAGTCGATTTACCGCTTGCCGCTGCCGCGGCTCGTGCCTCTGCCACCGAAGCCTATCTATTTGCCGCACAGGAAACGCTGCAGGTTCATGGCGGCTACGGCTTCACTTTCGAGTCAGACTCGCACCTATTCTACCGTCGAGCCCGAGCGCTGGCGGCCTGCTACGGACCAGCCGTCGAGTGGCGTTCGCGTTTGGCCGCCAGGCTGATCGCCGGCGAGACCACGAAGCATTGA
- a CDS encoding acyl-CoA dehydrogenase family protein: protein MDFADSPIDAQFRAQAREWLAAHAPVTRGRGRVAWPDDATLVAAAREWQSKKAAAGYAAIALPREYGGGGGTTTQQIIFRQEEERYDVPFGVYEIGLGMCVPTLLALGSDKVKERFVARAISGAEIWCQLFSEPAAGSDLAALRTKAVKTGENWLVDGQKVWTTGAQFSDYGLLLARTDSSATKHAGLTLFIIDMRAPGVEVRPIRQLDGGVEFNEVFLSGVMIPDEFRLTVPGGGWAGAMTTLMFERLNVGANIGLIDSSTLIDISRRLETSTGRASDDPHVRDIIAQAYLNDRGLKLLTYRTLTNLGRGQLPGPEQSITKLVIASQAQLIANLLLDLRGQEGALVGSALGDGWEAVERSWSFGAAMRIAGGTDEILRNVIAERVLGLPAAKRDDTTRPFNEDAA, encoded by the coding sequence ATGGACTTCGCCGATTCTCCCATCGATGCCCAGTTCCGCGCTCAAGCGCGGGAGTGGCTTGCCGCGCATGCACCGGTAACGCGCGGTCGAGGACGAGTTGCCTGGCCTGATGACGCGACACTCGTGGCGGCAGCCCGCGAATGGCAAAGCAAGAAGGCCGCCGCAGGTTACGCAGCTATCGCGCTTCCGCGCGAGTATGGTGGAGGCGGCGGGACAACCACCCAGCAGATAATCTTCCGCCAGGAAGAAGAACGATACGACGTTCCATTTGGCGTCTACGAAATTGGACTGGGAATGTGCGTGCCCACCTTGCTCGCACTTGGCAGCGATAAGGTCAAAGAGCGGTTCGTCGCCCGCGCGATCAGCGGTGCTGAGATCTGGTGTCAGCTATTCTCAGAACCCGCTGCAGGCTCTGACCTAGCAGCCTTGCGCACGAAGGCGGTGAAAACCGGAGAAAACTGGCTTGTAGACGGCCAAAAGGTCTGGACCACCGGAGCGCAGTTCTCAGACTATGGGCTCTTGCTGGCGAGGACTGATTCCAGTGCAACCAAGCACGCCGGGCTGACGCTCTTCATTATCGACATGCGTGCGCCCGGAGTCGAGGTGCGACCGATCCGGCAGCTCGATGGTGGTGTCGAATTCAACGAAGTTTTCCTATCCGGAGTTATGATCCCTGACGAGTTTCGCTTGACCGTGCCGGGCGGCGGTTGGGCAGGAGCGATGACGACGCTCATGTTCGAGCGGCTCAATGTCGGTGCAAACATCGGTCTGATTGATTCATCGACGTTGATCGATATCAGTAGACGCCTCGAGACATCAACCGGGCGTGCAAGCGATGATCCCCACGTTCGCGATATCATTGCCCAGGCGTACTTGAATGATCGCGGGCTCAAGCTGCTGACCTACCGGACTTTGACGAACCTAGGCCGAGGCCAGCTACCCGGACCTGAGCAGTCGATCACCAAGCTCGTGATAGCCAGCCAGGCGCAGTTGATTGCCAATTTGCTGCTTGACCTGCGCGGACAGGAAGGAGCGCTGGTCGGGAGTGCGCTGGGCGATGGCTGGGAAGCCGTTGAGAGATCGTGGAGTTTCGGCGCCGCGATGCGCATTGCTGGCGGTACAGACGAGATCCTTCGTAACGTGATTGCAGAGCGCGTGCTGGGTCTGCCGGCTGCTAAGCGTGACGATACCACCCGCCCGTTCAATGAGGACGCGGCGTGA
- a CDS encoding SDR family NAD(P)-dependent oxidoreductase: MLASRGARVLVNDLGSSAAGAGTDAGPAAKVVEEIRAAGGEAVVNTDSVIDGARLVEAALDQFGQIDIIINNAGFLRDVGFHRMTEQDWSDLYDVHLLGAFRIVHAAWPRLRDQSYGRIINTSSAAGIYGNFGQVNYGTFKLALHGFTQALAVEGRARNIHVNSIAPAADSRLTRTVMTPEQLAPMRAELVSPLVGWLAHETCSETGSLFEVGGGWVSKLRWQRTRGERIGGGEDFSPEQVRDAWSTIVNFAGAEAPSDFAAGMAPFQKIMEGA; this comes from the coding sequence ATGCTCGCTAGCAGGGGCGCACGTGTGCTTGTCAACGACCTTGGATCGTCGGCGGCCGGCGCGGGGACTGACGCTGGCCCAGCGGCAAAGGTTGTCGAGGAGATTCGCGCGGCCGGAGGCGAAGCGGTCGTCAATACGGACTCGGTCATCGATGGTGCAAGGCTCGTTGAAGCGGCGCTCGATCAATTCGGGCAGATTGACATCATCATCAACAATGCCGGGTTCCTGCGTGATGTTGGGTTTCACAGGATGACCGAGCAGGACTGGAGCGATCTCTATGACGTCCATTTGCTGGGAGCATTCCGGATCGTCCATGCCGCCTGGCCGCGACTGCGCGACCAGAGCTACGGCAGGATCATCAATACTTCTTCGGCCGCTGGGATATATGGCAACTTCGGCCAGGTAAACTATGGTACTTTCAAGCTTGCGCTCCACGGTTTCACCCAGGCCCTCGCGGTTGAAGGACGCGCACGCAACATTCATGTCAACTCTATTGCACCGGCGGCGGATTCGCGCCTGACCCGAACAGTCATGACTCCTGAACAGCTCGCACCGATGCGCGCAGAACTTGTCAGCCCGCTTGTCGGTTGGCTGGCGCACGAAACCTGCAGCGAGACTGGCAGCTTGTTCGAAGTAGGCGGCGGGTGGGTCAGCAAGCTGCGCTGGCAACGTACCCGAGGCGAACGGATCGGAGGCGGTGAAGATTTCTCGCCGGAACAGGTTCGCGACGCATGGTCGACGATTGTCAATTTTGCTGGCGCAGAGGCACCAAGTGACTTTGCAGCAGGGATGGCACCCTTCCAGAAGATTATGGAAGGCGCATGA
- a CDS encoding enoyl-CoA hydratase/isomerase family protein, with the protein MSKGYAIALEVERDGPIAIARLASPERGNSLGPVDLGRIADLINDLAATNDVGVIVLTGKDGIFSAGAALDALADSSADDMAAIVADQTGRLAAAISGSPVAIVAAVDGAAAGSGAGIALLADILVMSSNARLLFPFARLGLVPDTGINRSLIAAVGMARARALLMTGGSLSAEECLSLGLAETVVPADGLHDAVQKLSIKLAGVPRGTHGAIRALLASEEAEAGLLAEARAQAERMRDPVTQAALTSAVALLQGS; encoded by the coding sequence ATGAGCAAAGGGTATGCGATCGCGCTCGAGGTCGAACGCGACGGACCGATCGCGATCGCACGCCTTGCATCGCCGGAGCGGGGCAATTCGCTGGGGCCGGTTGACCTAGGTCGCATCGCCGACCTGATCAACGATCTGGCCGCAACCAACGATGTAGGGGTCATTGTCCTGACGGGGAAGGATGGAATCTTTTCGGCTGGAGCTGCGCTTGATGCTCTTGCTGACAGCTCTGCCGATGACATGGCCGCGATCGTCGCGGACCAGACTGGACGGCTAGCGGCAGCGATTTCGGGATCTCCGGTCGCCATCGTCGCTGCTGTTGACGGTGCAGCCGCAGGTTCGGGCGCGGGCATCGCATTGCTCGCGGATATCCTGGTCATGTCTTCAAACGCACGGCTGCTCTTCCCGTTTGCTCGGCTAGGTCTAGTTCCTGACACAGGTATCAACCGCAGCCTGATCGCGGCAGTGGGCATGGCGCGCGCGCGCGCCCTGCTAATGACTGGGGGCTCACTGTCTGCTGAGGAATGCCTTAGCTTGGGCCTTGCTGAAACTGTCGTGCCCGCGGATGGACTTCACGATGCCGTGCAGAAGCTGTCGATCAAGCTGGCTGGCGTTCCGCGCGGAACACATGGCGCTATCAGAGCTCTGCTGGCATCCGAGGAGGCTGAGGCGGGATTACTGGCAGAGGCCCGGGCTCAGGCTGAACGAATGCGGGACCCAGTAACCCAAGCTGCTCTGACTTCTGCAGTCGCCCTGCTCCAAGGCTCATAA
- a CDS encoding gamma-glutamyl-gamma-aminobutyrate hydrolase family protein: protein MRRPLIGVTADVELRSDARQLHYFANKAMMRALSSAGALPVMLPHEAEFIDDYLGVLDGVLISGGGYQFPHPLLIDPATVDQEPVEKVARTRFELALVQRATERDLPLLGICGGFQVMNVAAGGTIVPSLKSLRPEWHMHRDAAPYEEAAHEVVTMPGSLLSEIVGCDSFPVNSLHSQGVIEPGVDASTAAVAPDGIVEAIERRDRRFWIATQWHPEFHISEADGCLFDAFVAAAAAR, encoded by the coding sequence ATGCGCAGACCACTGATCGGTGTTACGGCTGATGTCGAATTACGAAGTGATGCCCGGCAACTTCATTATTTCGCCAACAAGGCCATGATGAGAGCCTTGTCCAGTGCGGGCGCGTTGCCTGTGATGCTCCCGCACGAGGCCGAGTTCATCGATGACTATCTCGGCGTGCTGGACGGTGTGCTCATTTCCGGCGGCGGGTATCAATTTCCTCACCCCCTTCTTATCGATCCCGCAACTGTTGATCAGGAACCAGTGGAGAAAGTCGCGCGGACACGGTTTGAATTGGCTTTAGTGCAGCGCGCGACGGAGCGGGATCTCCCTCTTCTCGGTATCTGTGGTGGCTTCCAAGTCATGAATGTCGCAGCGGGCGGCACAATCGTTCCTTCACTCAAGTCACTGCGTCCCGAATGGCACATGCATCGTGACGCTGCACCCTATGAGGAAGCTGCACACGAGGTCGTCACCATGCCGGGGAGCCTTCTTAGTGAAATTGTTGGTTGCGACAGCTTCCCGGTCAACAGTCTGCATTCGCAGGGTGTCATCGAGCCTGGAGTCGACGCGAGCACAGCAGCAGTTGCGCCGGATGGTATTGTTGAAGCGATTGAGCGACGGGACCGCCGCTTCTGGATCGCGACGCAGTGGCACCCGGAGTTCCATATTTCGGAAGCTGACGGTTGCCTGTTTGACGCATTCGTCGCCGCAGCGGCTGCTCGGTAG